A genomic window from Algoriphagus sp. Y33 includes:
- a CDS encoding FtsX-like permease family protein, with amino-acid sequence MNIFLLSIKNIVSKPLSTGLSLILLALGVGLISLMFHVDRHLQAQMNNNIRGIDMVVGAKGSPLQLILSAIFQVDVPTGNIKLSEARILQKNRLVEYGIPLSYGDSYESFRIVGTTDKYPEVYSMKITDGRLWDSSMEVTIGATVAEKTGLKVGDTFWGSHGLSEGSHVHEEQSYVVKGVFYPSGSVIDQLILTGLQSVWDIHENHSDHAGEEHHEAEHTDEGVTKDEEHVHHAEGSNPDAAFSDEHERHSHTHEKEREITAMLVKFRNPVGMVQLPRMINEKTNMQAALPNYELLKLFSLMGIATATLNMVAFIVILVSGISVFISLYLSLKGRTYEMALLRTYGASRLQLLSMVFQEGLLVAFSGFVLGILLSRIGLFIVSILLKSDYRYEFADMELIKDEGYLLLITLCIGFFSALIPAITVVRIDLSKSLADA; translated from the coding sequence ATGAATATTTTCCTCCTAAGTATAAAAAACATAGTATCTAAGCCGCTTTCTACAGGTTTAAGCTTGATTTTATTGGCTCTAGGGGTGGGGCTCATTTCATTGATGTTTCATGTCGACAGGCATTTGCAAGCTCAGATGAATAATAACATTCGGGGTATAGATATGGTGGTGGGAGCCAAGGGCAGTCCTCTCCAGCTCATTCTTTCAGCTATATTCCAGGTAGATGTTCCCACTGGGAATATCAAACTGTCAGAGGCTCGAATCCTCCAGAAAAACAGATTGGTAGAGTATGGGATTCCACTTTCTTATGGAGATAGTTATGAGAGTTTCCGCATCGTGGGAACAACGGATAAATATCCTGAAGTCTACTCCATGAAGATTACGGATGGAAGATTATGGGATAGTTCCATGGAAGTTACTATAGGAGCTACAGTAGCTGAAAAAACCGGCTTAAAGGTAGGAGATACTTTTTGGGGCTCACACGGCTTGAGTGAAGGCAGCCATGTGCATGAGGAGCAATCCTATGTAGTGAAAGGAGTATTTTATCCTTCGGGATCAGTCATTGATCAGTTGATTTTGACAGGGCTTCAGAGTGTCTGGGATATCCATGAAAATCATTCAGACCACGCGGGGGAGGAGCATCATGAGGCAGAGCATACAGATGAGGGAGTGACAAAGGACGAGGAGCATGTTCATCATGCCGAGGGGAGCAACCCTGACGCTGCTTTTAGTGATGAGCATGAAAGACATTCCCATACCCATGAGAAGGAGCGTGAGATTACGGCTATGCTGGTCAAATTCCGCAACCCCGTGGGGATGGTGCAGCTGCCAAGAATGATCAATGAAAAAACCAACATGCAAGCCGCTTTGCCAAACTATGAATTGTTGAAGCTCTTCAGTCTGATGGGCATAGCTACTGCTACACTCAATATGGTTGCCTTCATAGTTATTTTGGTTTCGGGAATCAGTGTATTTATCAGTTTGTACCTAAGCTTGAAAGGACGTACCTACGAGATGGCCCTTCTCCGTACGTATGGTGCTTCACGACTGCAACTGCTCAGTATGGTGTTTCAGGAAGGATTGCTTGTCGCTTTTTCAGGTTTTGTGTTGGGGATACTTCTTAGCAGGATTGGATTATTTATTGTCTCCATTTTGCTAAAGTCAGACTATCGCTACGAGTTTGCCGATATGGAACTGATTAAGGATGAGGGGTATCTGCTGCTGATCACTTTGTGTATCGGTTTTTTTTCAGCCCTGATTCCTGCCATTACTGTAGTTAGAATAGATTTATCAAAAAGCCTTGCTGATGCGTAG
- a CDS encoding DUF3299 domain-containing protein, giving the protein MRRIPFLLVCCLISTSIFAQTKINWDILSDVTFSDKYSEEVEAYYYFPTFGPSVLALNNKEVIIKGYVLEIDRGNDVYILSANPFAACFFCGAAGPESIVELKLGKNHPRLTVDQVVTFRGILKLNAVDIYQCNYILESAAIYR; this is encoded by the coding sequence ATGCGTAGAATTCCATTTCTTTTAGTATGCTGTTTAATTTCCACTTCCATTTTCGCACAGACGAAGATCAACTGGGACATTCTCTCTGATGTGACCTTTTCGGACAAATACAGCGAGGAAGTAGAGGCGTATTACTATTTCCCGACTTTTGGACCATCAGTTTTGGCTCTGAACAATAAAGAAGTGATCATCAAAGGCTATGTGCTCGAAATAGACCGGGGCAATGACGTGTATATACTCTCTGCCAATCCATTTGCTGCCTGTTTTTTTTGCGGCGCGGCAGGGCCTGAATCCATCGTGGAACTTAAACTGGGCAAAAACCATCCACGATTGACGGTGGATCAGGTAGTAACATTCAGGGGGATTCTTAAGCTGAATGCGGTGGATATATACCAATGCAATTACATACTGGAGAGTGCCGCCATTTACCGTTGA
- a CDS encoding ATP-binding protein, translated as MKNNSITQATLNEYRVQRMIEEVQDYAIILLDVDGNVQNWNKGAEKIKGYLEKEILGENFSVFYLPKDREQGLPSKLIEEARSNGRAAHEGWRVRKDGSRFWGNIIITALHDEFDKVIGFTKVTRDLTERKLSEERKEQDAKSIALQNKQLEEFAYVTSHDLQEPIRKIRAFVELARMEIDNKKEVGWYLDKIDCSAEKMIRLIKDILTFSKLSHEQSEFSDVDLNHIVREVLSEYEVLIAEKKAKIEVSDLPEIKGIPVQIYQLFSNLISNAIKFNHGEPHITLSYTVLDGQDPSLQQFGHLITLTDNGIGFDQKYADQAFEPFKRLSSEFSGTGIGLAVCKRIVENHNGLIRVQTEPGKGTTFTLLI; from the coding sequence ATGAAAAATAATTCCATCACCCAAGCTACTCTGAATGAGTATCGTGTACAACGGATGATCGAGGAGGTACAGGATTATGCTATTATTTTATTGGATGTCGATGGTAATGTCCAAAACTGGAACAAAGGCGCGGAAAAAATCAAAGGATACTTGGAAAAAGAGATTTTGGGCGAAAACTTCAGTGTGTTTTATCTTCCGAAAGATCGGGAGCAAGGGCTACCGTCCAAATTAATAGAAGAAGCCAGATCAAATGGGAGAGCGGCTCATGAAGGCTGGCGTGTGCGCAAGGACGGAAGTAGATTTTGGGGAAATATAATAATCACGGCCCTACACGATGAGTTTGATAAGGTAATAGGTTTTACCAAAGTGACGCGGGATCTGACCGAGCGAAAGCTTTCTGAAGAGCGAAAAGAACAGGATGCCAAAAGCATAGCATTACAAAATAAGCAGCTGGAAGAATTTGCTTATGTTACTTCCCATGATCTGCAGGAACCCATTCGCAAAATCAGGGCATTTGTAGAGCTTGCCAGAATGGAAATCGATAATAAAAAAGAAGTGGGATGGTATCTGGACAAAATAGACTGCAGTGCCGAAAAGATGATACGGCTTATCAAGGATATCCTTACTTTTTCGAAACTATCACATGAGCAATCAGAATTCTCCGATGTGGACTTGAATCACATCGTAAGGGAAGTGCTGTCAGAATATGAAGTACTGATAGCTGAAAAAAAGGCGAAGATTGAAGTATCCGACTTGCCGGAAATTAAGGGTATCCCTGTTCAGATCTATCAATTGTTCAGCAATCTTATAAGTAATGCAATAAAATTTAATCACGGAGAACCTCATATCACCTTATCATATACAGTATTGGATGGACAGGATCCTTCCCTACAGCAGTTTGGTCATCTTATTACTTTGACGGATAATGGAATTGGTTTTGACCAGAAGTATGCCGATCAGGCCTTCGAACCATTCAAACGGCTTTCCTCTGAATTTAGCGGTACAGGTATAGGATTGGCTGTGTGTAAAAGGATTGTTGAAAATCACAACGGGTTGATACGTGTGCAGACTGAACCTGGGAAGGGAACTACTTTTACTCTTTTAATCTGA
- a CDS encoding gliding motility-associated C-terminal domain-containing protein: MRLVIVLNFMLSLSWVMGLNWESWPKIRESENSDCVPAIASDIQGESDYSYCDGEDIRLSVSSSTIVSPVFSWFADEELTTLISQGTELVLDKSTFLSKFFVTVEGINTCRSAVGQAMEINILLEEVQEPILLQGVSYFSRQGFGIDILAEYPDKEKSSDYELLWFDEGGTLLESSSVFSVNKELPRGVYQYSVASANILTGCMSNKIEFSVVVDDTQIPLDNCTKAGSYTISSNICPSCTVESPDNAVDYNQQSYSEILAVRNAFNGGYIGQNLIFPIVGNKGDSITVSLSFPTWTGSLDGLSSVSLSLFNGTRRVGSEYFLNSGSVHKKKEGEVYKFTIPADLQDNSESYVSVLVKSYSSLGSFVQNIRVHGAEMIFAIPTYPEDPFETCENTNIRLTATPGENTFLRWYSQEVGGTELSSGNGYTTPTLTVPGKYTYWVSVFRSNCESYARYPVSVTVNARPVESDLMIEGGGFHCYGDAMSLRPYTGENSDFGESELEFIWYYDPLGINKVSESAQIHLSSDGLLQIEGYEPGDYALYLGAVSLNSCALLPPNFKKVEFSIGEKIEKPVFQNSNQTLCLELNPTLELIKAENVQNLRWYSDQLLTVPIPNNTRLRDGMTYYAVTLNELNCQSVEPQEVTVQLIECAPKLSITKVPIGTAPFEVVAGEELGYTIEIRNDGVSTAYNLKLEDPLPAGTSYVSSSPAGTYSDGKVSWGLDSLEGGESRVYELRLLVLPSVSDGTELRNWGYLSGPDGEAEDESDPVIVRSESELSVEKDLLSSQLAYPGDTVRYRISVLNSGPSDASDLRVVDVLSADLEYIESEGGVYDPSSREVVWALSRLSAGELVSYELKVRIAVSKEPGRVSNSVVVLNEEDEEEDTDTNEEVEVIPTVPELSLEKNLLGGSEVLAGEELVYELVLANTGRGTAYNLKLEDPLPAGTSYVSSSPAGTYSDGKVSWGLDSLEGGESRVYELRLLVLPSVSDGTELRNWGYLSGPDGEAEDESDPVIVRSESELSVEKDLLSSQLAYPGDTVRYRISVLNSGPSDASDLRVVDVLSADLEYIESEGGVYDPSSREVVWALSRLSAGELVSYELKVRIAVSKEPGRVSNSVVVLNEEDEEEDTDTNEEVEVMPVERIDLEIRKSIVDAQIRIGEKFRFEIYLKNRGNEDLKDLVITDTLSSYLEFKSSVLLPTSLNDGILSWNIDELASGDSILWEFEVGLMYLSELIGDTVLNRVWATVEGHPEIWFAEVKREVLGPNISELFVNKELEGKDFSIGDMVHYSIIIRNEGEYPIRNVKVKDYFPAGLQFVEKQGPGSLDLFPSDSLEISIPVLEVGEVVTVGLVFLLTEFSEGMVNVTQVSADNAATVTDASDPLTHAKVEVSIVKEVSSGLVEVGKEFSYKLTVTNNSQVEASSLEVNDFLPIELEYIRANYTTGILTYSSSGRLISWQIEKLQPGEKIELIVEVRAVSAGESIVNSATVISKEEDTDYSNNESTITHTQFAIHFPNVFTPNGDGINDRWEITGISRFPNNSIEFVNRWGVTVFTSQPYRNEWTGGNLVEGTYFYSFKWIDESGQNYEKTGFVHLKR, encoded by the coding sequence ATGAGATTAGTTATTGTTTTGAATTTTATGCTTTCTTTAAGCTGGGTGATGGGGCTTAATTGGGAATCTTGGCCAAAGATCAGGGAATCTGAGAATTCTGATTGTGTGCCGGCAATTGCATCTGATATTCAGGGTGAATCTGATTACAGCTATTGTGATGGAGAAGATATCCGCCTAAGCGTTTCCAGCTCCACAATTGTGTCTCCTGTGTTTTCATGGTTTGCCGATGAAGAACTTACGACGCTTATATCCCAAGGGACAGAATTGGTTTTGGATAAAAGCACTTTCCTAAGTAAGTTTTTTGTAACTGTGGAAGGTATAAATACTTGTCGCTCCGCTGTAGGACAGGCAATGGAGATCAATATTCTACTGGAGGAAGTACAAGAACCCATTTTACTTCAAGGGGTCTCTTATTTTTCCCGACAGGGTTTTGGTATTGATATTTTGGCCGAATATCCTGATAAAGAAAAGTCCAGTGATTATGAACTCCTCTGGTTTGACGAAGGAGGAACCTTACTGGAATCTTCTTCTGTCTTCTCTGTAAATAAAGAGCTTCCGAGAGGGGTCTATCAGTATAGTGTTGCTTCTGCAAATATCCTGACAGGTTGTATGAGCAATAAGATTGAGTTTTCGGTGGTAGTGGATGATACACAGATTCCCCTTGATAATTGTACGAAAGCCGGGTCATATACCATCTCAAGTAATATTTGCCCTTCATGTACGGTGGAGTCCCCTGACAATGCAGTGGATTATAACCAACAGAGCTATTCTGAAATTCTAGCTGTTCGAAATGCTTTTAATGGGGGATACATTGGACAAAACTTAATTTTTCCGATCGTGGGTAATAAGGGGGATAGCATCACTGTTAGCCTGTCTTTTCCGACTTGGACGGGTTCGTTAGACGGACTGTCATCTGTCAGTCTTTCTTTATTTAATGGTACTAGAAGAGTTGGCTCGGAGTATTTTCTCAATTCCGGTTCTGTTCACAAGAAGAAGGAAGGTGAGGTTTATAAGTTTACAATTCCTGCTGACCTTCAGGATAATTCGGAATCTTATGTGAGTGTATTGGTTAAAAGTTATTCTTCACTGGGGAGTTTTGTACAGAATATTAGAGTCCATGGAGCAGAAATGATTTTCGCCATTCCGACTTATCCTGAAGATCCTTTTGAAACCTGTGAAAATACAAATATACGACTGACCGCGACTCCTGGAGAAAACACGTTTTTAAGATGGTATTCTCAAGAAGTGGGTGGAACCGAATTGAGTTCAGGAAATGGATACACTACGCCTACTCTGACTGTTCCCGGGAAATACACCTACTGGGTTTCTGTCTTTAGATCAAATTGTGAATCTTATGCAAGATATCCTGTCAGTGTAACTGTCAACGCACGTCCTGTTGAGTCTGATCTTATGATCGAAGGTGGTGGCTTTCATTGTTATGGAGATGCCATGTCACTAAGACCTTATACCGGCGAAAACAGTGATTTCGGTGAGTCCGAACTTGAATTCATCTGGTACTATGATCCTTTGGGAATTAATAAAGTATCTGAATCTGCCCAAATACACCTATCCTCTGATGGTTTGCTCCAAATAGAAGGATATGAACCCGGTGACTACGCACTTTATCTTGGAGCAGTGAGCTTAAATTCCTGTGCTCTTTTGCCTCCTAACTTTAAAAAAGTAGAATTCTCGATTGGGGAGAAGATAGAAAAGCCGGTTTTTCAGAACAGTAATCAGACACTATGCCTAGAATTAAATCCTACACTGGAACTTATCAAGGCTGAAAATGTACAGAATTTAAGGTGGTATTCAGATCAATTGCTTACTGTTCCGATTCCAAATAATACACGTTTGCGGGATGGAATGACCTATTATGCGGTCACATTAAATGAACTTAATTGCCAAAGTGTTGAACCGCAAGAGGTCACAGTCCAATTGATTGAATGTGCTCCTAAACTGTCAATAACGAAAGTGCCAATAGGAACAGCTCCTTTTGAAGTCGTGGCAGGAGAAGAACTTGGCTATACAATAGAGATCCGAAATGATGGAGTCTCCACCGCATATAACCTTAAGCTGGAAGACCCGCTGCCCGCAGGCACATCGTATGTTTCCTCCTCGCCTGCGGGGACGTATTCGGACGGGAAAGTAAGCTGGGGCCTGGACAGTCTGGAGGGCGGCGAGAGCCGGGTCTATGAACTCCGTCTGCTGGTGTTGCCTTCCGTGTCAGACGGGACGGAGCTCCGCAACTGGGGCTATCTGAGTGGCCCGGACGGGGAAGCGGAGGACGAATCCGATCCCGTGATAGTCCGCAGTGAATCGGAACTGTCAGTTGAGAAGGATCTTCTGAGTTCGCAGCTGGCTTATCCCGGGGATACTGTGCGTTACCGGATCAGTGTGCTGAACTCCGGTCCGAGTGATGCGTCGGATCTGCGCGTGGTGGACGTGCTTTCGGCAGATCTTGAATATATCGAAAGTGAAGGAGGAGTGTATGACCCGTCCAGCCGAGAGGTGGTCTGGGCCCTGTCCCGCCTGTCGGCAGGAGAGCTGGTGTCGTATGAGCTGAAGGTCCGCATAGCCGTGTCCAAAGAACCGGGGCGTGTAAGCAACAGCGTTGTGGTGCTGAACGAGGAGGATGAAGAGGAGGATACCGATACGAATGAGGAAGTGGAAGTCATACCGACGGTTCCGGAACTTAGCTTGGAAAAGAACCTGCTGGGCGGTTCTGAAGTACTGGCCGGTGAGGAACTGGTGTATGAACTGGTGTTGGCTAATACAGGCCGGGGCACCGCATATAACCTTAAGCTGGAAGACCCACTGCCCGCAGGCACATCGTATGTTTCCTCCTCGCCTGCGGGGACATATTCGGACGGGAAAGTAAGCTGGGGCCTGGACAGTCTGGAGGGCGGCGAGAGCCGGGTCTATGAACTCCGTCTGCTGGTGTTGCCTTCCGTGTCAGACGGGACGGAGCTCCGCAACTGGGGCTATCTGAGTGGCCCGGACGGGGAAGCGGAGGACGAATCCGATCCCGTGATAGTCCGCAGTGAATCGGAACTGTCAGTTGAGAAGGATCTTCTGAGTTCGCAGCTGGCTTATCCCGGGGATACTGTGCGTTACCGGATCAGTGTGCTGAACTCCGGTCCGAGTGATGCGTCGGATCTGCGCGTGGTGGACGTGCTTTCGGCAGATCTTGAATATATCGAAAGTGAAGGAGGAGTGTATGACCCGTCCAGCCGAGAGGTGGTCTGGGCCCTGTCCCGCCTGTCGGCAGGAGAGCTGGTGTCGTATGAGCTGAAGGTCCGCATAGCCGTGTCCAAAGAACCGGGGCGTGTAAGCAACAGCGTTGTGGTGCTGAACGAGGAGGATGAAGAGGAGGATACCGATACGAATGAGGAAGTGGAAGTCATGCCTGTTGAGCGGATTGATTTAGAGATTAGGAAATCTATAGTGGATGCCCAAATCAGAATTGGTGAAAAATTCCGCTTTGAGATATATCTTAAAAATAGAGGCAACGAAGATTTAAAAGATCTTGTTATTACCGATACACTTAGTTCATATTTGGAGTTTAAGTCCTCCGTATTACTTCCCACTTCGTTGAATGATGGAATCTTGTCTTGGAATATAGATGAGTTGGCGTCAGGAGATAGTATCCTTTGGGAGTTTGAGGTGGGGCTAATGTACCTGTCCGAACTTATTGGCGATACCGTTCTAAATAGAGTGTGGGCGACAGTAGAAGGACATCCTGAAATTTGGTTTGCTGAAGTAAAAAGAGAGGTTTTGGGTCCGAATATCAGCGAGTTATTTGTCAATAAGGAGCTTGAGGGTAAGGACTTTAGTATAGGGGATATGGTTCACTATAGTATCATTATCCGAAATGAAGGTGAATATCCGATCAGAAATGTAAAAGTCAAGGATTATTTCCCTGCAGGTCTTCAGTTTGTAGAAAAGCAAGGCCCTGGATCTCTGGATCTTTTTCCGTCGGATTCATTAGAGATTTCTATTCCTGTGTTGGAAGTAGGTGAGGTGGTGACTGTCGGTCTGGTTTTCCTGCTTACAGAATTTTCCGAAGGGATGGTGAATGTAACGCAGGTAAGTGCGGACAATGCTGCTACAGTGACAGATGCTTCTGATCCGTTGACACATGCAAAGGTGGAAGTAAGCATTGTCAAAGAAGTCTCGTCAGGATTGGTAGAAGTAGGTAAGGAATTCAGCTACAAGCTTACCGTCACAAACAATTCCCAGGTCGAAGCTTCATCCCTAGAAGTCAATGATTTTCTTCCTATAGAACTGGAGTATATCAGGGCAAATTATACAACCGGGATACTGACTTATAGCTCTTCCGGGAGGCTTATCTCCTGGCAAATAGAAAAACTTCAGCCGGGTGAAAAAATCGAACTTATTGTGGAAGTTAGGGCCGTTTCCGCCGGTGAATCTATAGTGAATTCAGCAACTGTTATTTCTAAAGAAGAAGACACGGACTATTCAAATAATGAAAGTACGATTACCCATACCCAGTTTGCTATCCATTTTCCCAATGTCTTTACTCCTAATGGTGATGGAATAAATGACCGATGGGAGATCACGGGAATAAGTAGGTTCCCTAACAATTCTATTGAATTTGTCAACCGATGGGGTGTGACGGTTTTCACCTCACAGCCGTACCGGAATGAATGGACAGGGGGAAATCTTGTGGAAGGAACCTATTTCTACTCATTTAAATGGATTGATGAATCCGGCCAAAATTATGAGAAAACGGGTTTTGTCCATTTAAAAAGATGA
- a CDS encoding type IX secretion system membrane protein PorP/SprF, whose product MKRIFLMLVFSLEISTVLSQQVPQFSQYLFNPIYINPAYTGYKNDIFVQSYYRRQWSGFEGAPETFGVAADGLVPLHNIGLGVVASADQLGLQSTQSIYLNAAYHLQTGEYSFLSFGAGIGAVNYRIKSEKYDPTVVLDPSLSGTGGNVVYPDLRIGLLYYSDLFFAGVSVDQALENILQIENVDLAVKPRRSYTLNMGGILEIGDELYLNPSLLIMDDLKAMTRVDANIFLFYQEVIGLGMGYRRSFNLFDRLDDTGYKKDIAFILMTEIRIRGKFRFGYAFEIPVSGQWKRVNSHELSLGYLITSPRSRLKSPRYF is encoded by the coding sequence ATGAAACGGATTTTTTTAATGCTTGTTTTTTCTCTTGAGATATCAACTGTCTTATCTCAGCAGGTTCCCCAGTTCAGTCAATACCTATTTAACCCTATCTATATAAATCCCGCCTATACGGGGTACAAAAATGACATTTTTGTCCAATCGTATTACAGAAGGCAATGGAGTGGGTTTGAGGGGGCTCCCGAGACGTTTGGGGTGGCTGCGGACGGGCTTGTGCCCTTGCATAATATTGGATTGGGGGTAGTGGCCTCCGCTGATCAGTTGGGGCTTCAGAGTACCCAATCAATTTACCTCAATGCAGCTTATCATCTTCAGACAGGAGAATATTCTTTTTTAAGTTTTGGGGCTGGGATTGGAGCCGTCAATTACAGAATTAAGTCGGAAAAGTACGATCCTACAGTCGTATTGGACCCCTCTCTGAGCGGTACGGGTGGAAATGTGGTTTACCCGGATTTACGAATAGGATTGCTGTATTATTCTGACCTGTTCTTTGCAGGAGTATCTGTAGATCAGGCACTGGAAAATATTCTTCAAATTGAGAACGTAGATCTGGCAGTCAAACCTAGACGCTCCTATACACTGAATATGGGAGGGATATTGGAAATTGGGGATGAGCTTTACCTGAATCCCAGTTTATTAATTATGGATGACCTTAAAGCTATGACACGGGTAGATGCCAATATTTTTCTGTTTTACCAAGAGGTCATAGGATTGGGGATGGGATATAGAAGAAGCTTTAACCTGTTTGACCGGCTGGACGACACTGGTTATAAAAAAGATATTGCTTTTATACTGATGACAGAAATCCGAATCAGGGGAAAATTCAGGTTTGGATATGCTTTTGAGATTCCTGTTTCGGGGCAATGGAAAAGAGTTAATTCTCATGAATTGTCATTGGGCTACCTAATTACTTCGCCTAGATCAAGATTGAAATCTCCACGATATTTTTAG
- a CDS encoding OmpA family protein — protein MKKLLTYIFCVLSLSSCVSYKSIQKEADRQYAFFEYDQAIVNYKKAFDKRPGHYLAYRLASSYLKRREFKEAEFWYIWYRQGGQMEVENYYELVEIFIGNSKFEEAKQTLMALASKREEEISTIRWQMLYKSAWEAKALLNSETSSEIRPLKDVNTTFSEFAYTAFGSRKYFLSDRIREPQVTMKSKSYKSDRFGWTGNGFIQIYEGTYDSAGRGLSDIRPSSDFNYPLHAGPVSRDSSHLFITHTPERGPARHRKLEEIIPQISRIDQNSGIEELITNTPENFVSDPYWNSESRRLYFAADFEGGSGQLDIYYMQNSGDGQWSLPVNLGSDINTFGIERSPFVHRDTLYFASDGLGGLGGLDIYFIPISSDGDKKPVNMGVPYNSNKDDFFFFIDESEEAMHFLSSDRDGGMGMDDIYYIQRLPDNLIRRIIVMVKDAESGVPLRDIGVELQKKNPGTFQTLITEENGATGFFVTEADTLINLNVYGQDYLNYDVRDLSIVGVDTILVELQRLRLNTPMVLKDIHYDFDRFTIRPQESGSVFKLATILHDNPALNVELRSHADSRGTVSYNQKLSERRSKSVVDYLVRLGISSDRISAKSYGKSYPLNDCGKTCSEFEHQLNRRTEIVFYHGGFEPKPYEYPLLDMNNGNKVELKSVAPKNKRDTVDTVSPHSSDASEMQKQREEEPTKTAFSGETGGFYYLIAGSFASAVSADEYAVSLRKKLGQDEIVILPPFDKVNRYRVAVGKFENHKEASLKLKYYQEKLDREDVWILSLPNQKID, from the coding sequence ATGAAAAAATTACTTACCTATATATTTTGTGTGCTCTCATTGAGCAGTTGTGTATCTTATAAATCCATTCAAAAAGAAGCTGATCGGCAATATGCTTTTTTTGAGTACGATCAGGCAATCGTAAACTATAAGAAGGCTTTTGATAAACGCCCCGGACATTACCTAGCCTATAGACTGGCTTCTTCCTATTTAAAAAGGCGCGAATTCAAAGAAGCAGAGTTCTGGTATATTTGGTATAGGCAGGGCGGTCAAATGGAGGTGGAGAATTACTACGAATTGGTCGAGATTTTTATAGGTAACTCTAAATTTGAGGAGGCGAAACAGACGCTGATGGCTTTGGCGTCCAAGCGTGAGGAAGAGATTTCCACAATAAGATGGCAAATGCTGTACAAATCGGCTTGGGAAGCAAAGGCACTGCTAAACTCTGAGACATCCTCAGAAATAAGACCTTTGAAGGATGTAAACACAACTTTTTCTGAGTTTGCCTACACTGCCTTTGGAAGCCGAAAATATTTTCTGTCCGATAGGATCAGAGAACCCCAAGTTACTATGAAATCTAAAAGCTATAAGTCCGATAGGTTTGGATGGACAGGGAATGGTTTTATACAGATATATGAAGGGACTTATGACTCTGCCGGGAGGGGATTGTCTGATATCCGTCCTTCCTCAGATTTCAATTACCCACTGCATGCCGGACCGGTAAGCAGGGATAGCAGTCATCTATTTATTACCCATACGCCGGAAAGAGGGCCTGCGCGCCACAGAAAACTGGAAGAAATAATACCCCAGATTTCCAGGATTGATCAGAACTCGGGAATAGAGGAATTGATTACTAATACCCCTGAAAATTTTGTCTCTGATCCATACTGGAATTCAGAAAGCCGGCGCTTGTATTTTGCCGCTGATTTTGAGGGTGGAAGCGGGCAGTTGGATATCTATTATATGCAGAACAGTGGAGATGGACAATGGAGCCTTCCTGTGAATTTGGGATCTGATATCAATACATTTGGAATAGAAAGAAGCCCGTTTGTACACAGGGATACACTCTACTTTGCTTCTGACGGACTTGGAGGTCTCGGAGGTTTGGATATCTACTTCATTCCTATTTCAAGTGACGGAGACAAGAAACCGGTGAATATGGGAGTTCCCTATAACTCCAACAAGGATGATTTTTTTTTCTTTATAGATGAGAGCGAAGAGGCTATGCATTTTCTATCCTCAGACCGTGACGGAGGCATGGGGATGGATGATATTTATTATATCCAACGGCTTCCCGACAACTTGATCAGAAGAATTATCGTGATGGTAAAGGACGCAGAGAGCGGCGTTCCTCTGCGTGATATCGGGGTAGAACTTCAGAAGAAGAATCCAGGTACATTCCAGACCCTTATCACTGAAGAGAATGGTGCTACTGGTTTTTTTGTAACGGAAGCGGATACACTGATAAATCTGAATGTGTATGGACAGGATTATCTCAATTATGATGTAAGAGATTTGAGTATAGTTGGAGTGGATACCATTCTGGTCGAACTCCAGCGGCTGAGGCTTAATACACCGATGGTGTTAAAGGATATTCATTATGACTTTGACCGGTTTACGATCAGACCTCAGGAAAGTGGATCTGTCTTCAAATTGGCCACTATTCTGCATGATAATCCTGCATTAAATGTCGAACTGAGATCCCATGCTGATTCTAGAGGAACCGTTTCTTATAATCAAAAGCTGTCAGAAAGAAGATCGAAGTCCGTAGTTGATTATTTGGTCAGGCTTGGAATTTCAAGCGACCGTATTTCGGCAAAGTCTTATGGAAAGAGCTACCCGTTGAATGATTGTGGAAAGACATGTTCGGAGTTTGAACATCAACTCAACAGACGTACAGAAATAGTGTTCTACCACGGAGGATTTGAGCCTAAACCTTATGAATATCCTCTTTTGGATATGAATAATGGGAATAAAGTAGAGCTGAAGTCTGTAGCTCCAAAAAACAAAAGGGACACAGTTGATACTGTATCTCCACACTCATCAGACGCTTCGGAAATGCAGAAACAGCGGGAGGAAGAGCCTACAAAAACAGCTTTCTCTGGAGAAACCGGAGGATTTTATTACCTGATTGCAGGTAGTTTTGCTTCTGCTGTTTCCGCTGATGAATATGCAGTTTCTTTAAGAAAGAAGTTAGGGCAGGATGAAATAGTTATTCTACCCCCATTTGATAAAGTTAATAGATACAGAGTAGCAGTGGGAAAATTCGAAAATCACAAAGAAGCATCCCTTAAACTGAAGTATTATCAAGAGAAATTGGATCGGGAGGATGTGTGGATTCTGTCTTTGCCCAATCAAAAAATAGATTGA